ATCGGCACCGCGCCCATCCTCGACCTGCACGTGGTCTACGACCGCAAGGTGCTGAAGCGGCCCTTCTTCACCGCCCTCGGCTCCCCGGTCCAGTGGGTCTTCGACCGCACCGAGTCCGCCGGGCTCACCGGCGGCGGCCAGTACCTGGCCATCTCGCAGTCCGCCGCCCAGGACGAGATCGACGTGCCCGTCGCCGCCCTCCGCGCGCGCTACCTCCCGGAGCTGGAGCGGCTGTTGCCGGCCGCCCGCGGCGCCGGCGTCCGCGACTTCTTCGTCACCCGGGAGCGGACCGCCACCTTCGCCCCCACCCCGGGCGTCGGGCGCCTCCGCCCCGGTGCCCGCACCCGTGCGCCCGGCCTCTACCTGGCCGGCGCCTGGACCGCCACCGGCTGGCCCGCGACCATGGAGGGTGCCGTCCGAAGCGGCTTCAGCGCCGCCGGCGCCGCGCTCTCCGCCTTCGGCCGCCGCCACGACCATCCGCTGCAGGAGGCGGCATGAGTGTGATCACAGGAACCAGAGGAGAGACCGTGCCGACCGTGCCCCCGGGGTCCCCGGCCGTCGACACCGCCGACGTCAACGCCCTGCTGGAGAGGGGACGGACCCTGTCCGCCCCCGTCATGCGGGCGGCCGTCGGCCGCCTCGCGCCTCCCATGGACACCGTGGCCGCCTACCACTTCGGCTGGATCGACGCCCAGGGCAACCCCACCGACGGCGACAGCGGCAAGGCCGTGCGCCCCGCGCTCGCCCTGCTCTCCGCCGAGGCCGCCGGCGCCGCGCCCGAGGTCGGCGTCCCCGGCGCGGTCGCCGTCGAGCTCGTGCACAACTTCTCGCTGCTCCACGACGACCTGATGGACGGCGACGAGCAGCGCCGCCACCGCGACACCGTGTGGAAGGTCTTCGGCCCCGCCCAGGCGATCCTGGTCGGCGACGCGCTCTCCGCCCTCGCCAACGAGGTGCTGCTCGAACTCGGCACCGTCGAGGCCGGCCGCGCCACCCGCCGGCTGACCACGGCCAACCGGAAGCTCATCGACGGTCAGGCCCAGGACATCTCCTACGAGCACCGCGAGCGGGTCACCGTCGAGGAGTGCCTGGAGATGGAGGGCAACAAGACCGGCGCCCTCCTCGCCTGCGCCGTCTCCATCGGCGCCGTCCTCGGCGGCGCCGACGACCGCACCGCCGACAAGCTGGAGGAGTACGGCTACCACCTCGGCCTCGCCTTCCAGGCCGTCGACGACCTCCTCGGCATCTGGGGCGACCCGGACGCCACCGGCAAGCAGACCTGGAGCGACCTGCGGCAGCGCAAGAAGTCGCTGCCGGTCGTCGCCGCCCTCGCGGCCGGCGGGGAGGCGTCCGAGCGACTCGGCCGGCTGCTCGCCGAGGACGCCAAGTCCACCGAGTTCGACTCCTTCTCCGAGGAGGACTTCGCCTACCGCGCCGCCCTCATCGAGGAGGCCGGCGGCCGACAGTGGACCGCCGAGGAGGCCCGCCGCCAGCACGCGATCGCGCTCCGTGCCCTGCACGAGGTCGACATGCCCGCCCGGGTCCGCGACCAGCTGATCGCCCTCGCCGACTTCGTCGTCGTACGGAAGAAATGATCACCCACAGCCAGATATGAGTGCGCAGTCGCCGGCCGGTGCCACCCGGCGCCGGCCGACGGCAGACCCGCAGGAGCAGAGGAAACCGACTGCCACGAAGGGGAAGCCATGACAGCGACGACCGACGGAAACGCCGGGGCCCTCGGTCCCCTCGCGCCCGCGGCCCGCACGACACCACGACACCGCACCACCCCCGCGGACGGCCCCGCCGCCGCCCCGGGGCTCCTGGAGGAGGCCGCCGCCCTCGCGGCCCGCATGGCCACCGACCACCTCCTCGCCCGCCAGGACCCCGAGGGCTGGTGGAAGGGCGACCTGGAGACCAACGTCACCATGGACGCCGAGGACCTCCTGCTCCGCCGGTTCCTCGGCATCCTCGACCCGGACACCCTCGCCGCGGCCGCCCGCCACATCCGGAGCCGGCAGTACGAGGACGGCACCTGGCCCACGTTCCACGGCGGCCCCGGCGACCTGTCCGCCACCGTCGAGGCGTACGTCGCCCTCCGGCTCGCCGGGGACCGGCCCGAGGCCGCGCACATGGCCCGCGCCGCCTCCTGGGTCCGGGCCCGCGGCGGCATCGCCGGCGCCCGCGTCTTCACCCGCATCTGGCTGGCCCTCTTCGGCTGGTGGCGCTGGGAGGACCTGCCCGAGCTGCCGCCCGAGCTGATCTTCCTGCCGTCCTGGTTCCCGCTGAACATCTACGACTTCGGCTGCTGGGCCCGGCAGACCATCGTGCCGCTCACCATCGTCTCCGCGCACCGCCCGGTCCGCCCCGCGCCCTTCCCCCTCGACGAGCTGCACACCGACCCGAACCGGCCTGCGCCGCCGCGCCCGCTCGCCCCGCTCACCGGCTGGGACGGCCTCTTCCAGCGCCTCGACAAGGCCCTGCACGTCTACCACCGCTTCGCCCTCCGCGGGCTGCGCAGGGCGGCCATGAACGCCGCCTCCCGCTGGATCGTCGAACGGCAGGAGAACGACGGCTGCTGGGGCGGCATCCAGCCGCCGGCCGTCTACTCGGTCATCGCCCTCCATCTGCTCGGCTACGACCTGGAACACCCGGTCATGCGGGCCGGCCTGGAGTCCCTGGACCGGTTCGCCGTCTGGCGCGAGGAGCCCGAGGGCCCGGTCCGCATGATCGAGGCCTGCCAGTCGCCCGTCTGGGACACCTGCCTCGCCACCATCGCCCTCGCCGACGCCGGCCTGCCCGCCGACCACCCGGCCCTCGTCAAGGCCGCGGACTGGATGCTCGGCGAGGAGATCACCAAGGCCGGCGACTGGGCCGTGCGCCGGCCCGGACTGCCACCCGGCGGCTGGGCGTTCGAGTTCCACAACGACAACTACCCCGACATCGACGACACCGCCGAGGTGATCCTCGCCCTGCGCCGGGTCCGCCACCCCGACCCCGCCCGGGTGAACGCCGCCGTCGACCGGGCCGCGCGCTGGACCGCCGGGATGCAGTCCGGCAACGGCGCCTGGGCCGCCTTCGACGCCGACAACACCGGCGTCCTGCCGAACAAGCTGCCCTTCTGCGACTTCGGCGAGGTCATCGACCCGCCCTCCGCCGACGTCACCGCCCACGTGGTGGAGATGCTGGCCCACGAGGGCCGGACCGACGACCCCCGCACCCGCCGGGGCATCGACTGGCTGCTCGCCGAACAGGACCCCAACGGCGCCTGGTTCGGCCGCTGGGGCGTCAACTACGTCTACGGCACCGGCTCGGTGCTCCCCGCCCTCGCCGCCGCCGGGATCCCCGCCTCCCACCCGGCGGTCCGCCGGGCCGTCGCCTGGCTCGCCTCCGTCCAGAACCAGGACGGCGGCTGGGGCGAGGACCTGCGCTCGTACGACGACCGGTCCTGGATCGGCCGCGGCACCTCCACCGCCTCGCAGACCGCCTGGGCCCTCATCGCCCTGCTGGCCGCCGGCGAGCGCGAGTCGGAGACCGTCCGCCGGGGCGTCGCCTGGCTGACGGAGACGCAGCGGGAGGACGGCTCCTGGGACGAGCCGTACTTCACCGGCACCGGCTTCCCCTGGGACTTCTCCATCAACTACCACCTCTACCGGCAGGTCTTCCCGCTCACCGCGCTCGGCCGGTACCTGTACGGCGAGCCCACGCTCCACCGGGAAGGGTGATGGACCGCCCGCCCGGGGAACCGGGCACCGGCGTGCCGCCGCTGCTCGTCGCCTGCGCGCTGGGCATCGAGCGGTTCGCCCTGCGCGGCGGCCGGGACGGGGCGCCCGGCCCGGTCCGGGTGGTCCGCACCGGCATGGGCCCCGCCCACGCCGCCCGCGGGGTGTCCCAGGCCCTCGGCCGCTCCGGCTGGGACGGGGCCGCCGTCATCGCCTCCGGCTTCTGCGCCGGGCTCGCCCCCGGGATGCACCCCGGCGACCTGGTCGTCGCCGAGGAGACCCGCGGCCCCGGCGGCGCCACCGTCTGCGACGGCACCGACCTCCTCGTGCGGGCCCTCACCCGGGCGCTGCCCCGACGGACCGTGCACACCGGCCCGCTCACCGGCTCCGACCACGTGGTGCGGGGCCCCGAGCGGGCCGCGCTGGCCGCCGGCGGGGCGATCGCCGTCGACATGGAGTCCGCCGCCACCCTGCGTACCGCACGGGCCGCCGGACCCCGCCCCGTTGCCGCCGTACGGGTGGTCGTGGACGCCCCCGAGCACGAACTGGTCCGGATCGGCACGGTACGCGGGGGAATATCGGCCTTCCGCGTCCTCCGTGCCGTCCTTCCCGCTTTCTTCGAATGGCACCGTTCTCTGCTGCTCCCCAGGAGGTGAGCCGGTCATGGCCATGCCGCTCCGTCAGTCCGTCCGGGTCGGGACCTATCTCTTCGAACAGAAGCTCCGCAAGAGGGACAAGTTCCCCCTCATCGTCGAGCTGGAGCCGCTCTACGCCTGCAACCTCAAGTGCGAGGGCTGCGGCAAGATCCAGCACCCGGCCGGCGTCCTCAAGCAGCGCATGCCGGTCGCCCAGGCGGTCGGCGCCGTCCTGGAGTCCGGCGCCCCGATGGTCTCCATCGCAGGCGGCGAACCCCTGATGCACCCCCAGATCCACGAGATCGTGCGCCAGCTGGTCGCCCGTCGGAAATACGTCTTCCTCTGCACCAACGCGATGCTGCTGCGCAAGAAGCTCGCCGATTTCACCCCGTCCCCCTACTTCGCCTTCGCCGTCCACATCGACGGACTGCGTGAACGCCACGACGAATCAGTGGCGAAGGAAGGCGTGTTCGACGAGGCCGTGGCGGCGATCAAGGAAGCCAAGCGGCGCGGATTCCGGGTCACCACCAATTCGACCTTCTTCAACACCGACACCCCGCAGACCGTCATCGAGGTGCTGAATTTCCTCAACGACGACCTCCAGGTCGACGAAATGATGATCTCGCCCGCCTACGCCTACGAGAAGGCGCCCGACCAGGAACACTTCCTCGGCGTCGAGCAGACCCGGGAACTGTTCCGGAAAGCCTTCGCCGGCGGCAACCGGCGCCGCTGGCGGCTCAACCACTCGCCGCTCTTCCTCGACTTCCTCGAAGGAAAGGCCGACTTCCCCTGCACCGCCTGGGCGATCCCCAACTACTCCCTCTTCGGGTGGCAGCGCCCCTGCTATCTGATGAGCGACGGCTACGTCCCCACCTACCGCGAGCTGGTCGAGGAGACCGACTGGGACAAGTACGGCCGCGGCAAGGACCCGCGCTGCGCCAACTGCATGGCGCACTGCGGCTACGAACCGACCGCCGTGCTCGCCACCATGGGCTCGCTCAAGGAGTCGCTGCGGGCGGTCCGCGAGACCGTCCAGGGGAGCTGAGGGGCGGGCCATGACCGACGGGTTCGACCTGCGGGCACTGCTCGCCGAACGCGGCGGCGAGCGGTACGGGCTGCACGCCCGGTACCTCAACCCGCAGCTGCCGCGGATGCTGCACACCATCGGCTTCGACAAGGTCTACGAGCGGGCCGCCGGCGCCCACTTCTGGGACGCCGAGGGCAACGACCACCTCGACATGCTCGCCGGCTTCGGCGTCATGGGCCTCGGCCGGCACCACCCCGTCGTCCGCAAGGCCCTGCACGACGTCCTCGACGCGGACCTCCCCGACCTCACCCGCTTCGACTGCCCGCCGCTGCCCGGACTGCTCGCCGAGCGGCTGCTCGCCCACAGCCCCCACCTCGACCGGGTCTTCTTCGGCAACAGCGGCACCGAGGCCGTCGAGACCGCCCTGAAGTTCGCCCGGTACGCCACCGGCCGGCCCAGGATCGTCTACTGCGAGCACGCCTTCCACGGGCTCACCACCGGCGCCCTCTCGGTCAACGGCGAACAGGGCTTCCGGGCGGGCTTCGACCCGCTGCTCCCGGACACCCCGATCGCGCTCGGCGACCTCGACGCCCTGGAGCGCGAGCTCCGCGGGGGCGACGTGGCCGCCTTCGTGGTCGAGCCGATCCAGGGCAAGGGCGTCCAGGAGGCCCCGCCGGGCTTCCTCGCCGCCGCCCAGGAGCTGCTGCGCCGGCACGGGGCGCTGCTGATCGCCGACGAGGTGCAGACCGGCCTGGGCCGGACCGGGGACTTCTACGCGTACCAGCACGAGGACGGGGTCGAGCCGGACCTGGTCTGCGTGGCGAAGGCGCTCTCCGGCGGGTACGTGCCGGTCGGCGCCACGCTGGGCAGGGACTGGATCTTCAAGAAGGTCTACTCGTCCATGGACCGGGTCCTGGTCCACTCGGCCAGCTTCGGCTCCAACGCCCAGGCGATGGCGGCCGGGCTCGCGGTGCTCTCGGTGATGGAGTCCGAGGGGACGGTCGCGCACGTGCGGCGGGTCGGCGGGCTGCTGAAGAGCCGCCTGGAGGAGCTGGTGCCCCGGTACGAGCTGCTGCACGCGGTGCGCGGCCGGGGTCTGATGATCGGGATCGAGTTCGGCCGGCCGAGCTCGCTGGGGCTGCGCGGCCGGTGGGCGATGCTCCAGACGGCCCGGAAGGGGCTCTTCGCGCAGATGGTGGTGGTGCCGCTGCTCCAGCGGCACCGGATCCTCACCCAGGTCTCCGGCGACCATCTGGAGGTGATCAAGCTGATCCCGCCGCTGGTGATCGACGAGGCGGACGTGGACCGCTTCGTCACCGCCTTCACGGCGGTCATGGAGGACGCCCACGGTGGCGGGGGGCTGCTCTGGGACTTCGGGAAGACGCTGGTCAAGCAGGCGGTCGCGCAGCGCTGAGCGGTCGCTCCCGGGAGCTGACCCTGTCGCCTTTTGCCTCTGAGGCAAGAAACTTGCCTCAGAGGCACGTTCCTGGCGGAATGGACGCATGGACCACGTCCCCCGGGGCCCCGCCCCGGAAACCGCCGCCCCCGATCTGGTGCCCGACGTCGCCCCGCAGCTGCGGGCCCTGCGCCGGCGCCGGGGGCTCACCCTGGAGGCCGCCGCCCAGCGGGCCGGACTCTCCCCGGCCCACCTCTCGCGGCTCGAGACCGGGAACCGGCAACCCTCGCTGCCGATGCTGCTGGCCCTCGCCCGTATCTACGGTACGACGGTCGCCGAGCTGCTGGGGGAGACCCCGCCCGAGCGCGACCCGGTGATCCGGGCCGGCCGCTCGGAGCCGGTCGAGGCCGACGGCTGGGTCTACCGGCAGGCCGGCGGCGCCGGCCGGGCGATGCAGTGCCTGCGCGTCCACGTGCCGTACGCCACCCGCGCCGACATCGTGCGCGTGCACCCCGGCGAGGAGTGGCTGCACGTCCTCGACGGGCAGGTCCGGCTCGCGCTCGGCGAGACCGTGCACCTGCTCGATCCCGGGGACAGCGCGCACTTCGACTCGCTCACCCCGCACCGGATCGGCGCGGCCGGCCGCGCCGGCGCCGAGGTGCTCTTCGTCCACACCCTGCTGCAGAGCCCCGCCGCCGAGCTGTGCCTGGGCGGCGGCGCCCCGCATCCCGTCTGAGCCCCGAAGGGTTGACCGACATGTCCGACAAGTCAGTGCATTCCGCCCCGGTCACCGGCGAGGAGCGCGGGGAGGGCAAGTTCCCCAAGGGGCTGGTGCTCCGCCTCTTCGCGTACCTGATCGCCGGTCACCTCTTCGCCGGCTTCCTCTACCTGCTCTTCATGCTCGGCGGGCAGAACCAGTAGCCGGTCCCGGGCGGTTCCTCACGCCTCCGTGAGGAACCGCTCCCGCAGCCGCTCGCGGGTCTCGGGCGCCAGCTTCAGGCCCTCCGCGAGGTAGACGTCCACGGAACCCCAGGTCGCGTCGATCGTCTCGAAGGCGGCCCGCAGGTATTCCACCCGCGCGTCGAAGAGCGGGCTCAGCAGCTCCATCACCTCGGGCGCCATCGCGTCCCGGGCGGTGGAGCTGCGGCGCACCTTGTAGCGGCGGTGCGGGGCGTCGGACTTCACGTAGTCGGCCTCGATGGCCGCGCGCTCCACGCCCAGCGCGAGCAGGGTGATCGCGATCGAGAGCCCGGCGCGGTCCTTGCCGGCCGCGCAGTGCATCAGGGCCGGGACCGAGTCCTCGGCGAGGGCGTGCAGCACCCGGCTGTGCTCGGCGGTCCGCTCCACGATCATCCGGCGGTACGAGCTCCGCATCCGCTCCGCCGCCTTGCCGTCGCCCAGCAGGCCGCGCAGCGTGTCGAGGTCGCCCTCCCGGACCATCCGCCAGAACTCCTTGCCGTCGGCCGGGTCGCTCAGCGGTATGTTCACGTTCCGCACGCCCGGGAGCTCGACGTCGGGCCCCTCCACCTTGGCGTCGGCGGCGTTGCGGAAGTCGAAGACGGTGTGCAGGCCGAGGCCGGCCAGGAAGGCCGCGTCGGACTCGGTGGCGTCGGCGAGGTGGCCGCTGCGGAACAGGGCGCCGGGGCGGACGGTGCGTCCGTCCGTCGTCGGCAGGCCGCCCACGTCCCGGAAGTTGCGGACCTCCGCGAGCTCGGGCTCGCCGGGTTCGAGGGGCGACTGGACCTGCGGCAGCTGCTGCGTCACGGATGCTCCAGGGGGTAGGCGTTCGCGGGGCCGGGACGGATCGGTTCCCCCTGCAATCATCGCCGGGAGCGGGGGTGCGGCGCACCCCCCTGGACGGTAATGGGTGATCTGTCCGTATTGCGATGGTTGGGGTAACGCGCCCTGGTTGAGGGGGAGATGGCATTCAGTGCGTGAGCAGCGTCATAGAAGTGACGGATCGTGGCCGACCGCCCGGTCCAATTCCCGTCCTCGAAAAGGGAATCGAGGGGCCGTCATCGACGGAGGGTGACCGGAATTCCGGGCCCGAAGATCGCCCCGGAATGCCCGGTGAATTCCGCGGCTTGTTCGCGCCGACCCCGCTCGTCTAGCGTCGCCGTCAATCCGGTCGGACCGCCGAATCCTGCCACCGTCCGGAATTCGACCCCATCCCATCGCACGGCAGGAGCGGGGGACCCAAGGAAGTACGCCGGTCCCGCGACGCAGGACGGCTCGGGGTGAAGCCGCGTGAGAAGCGCGGCCGGGCATCTCCAGTCCGAACCCGACAGCTCACCTCGCAGGCGCCGGAGAGGAATTCGCCATGCCCGCGAAG
The Streptomyces roseofulvus genome window above contains:
- the shc gene encoding squalene--hopene cyclase; the encoded protein is MTATTDGNAGALGPLAPAARTTPRHRTTPADGPAAAPGLLEEAAALAARMATDHLLARQDPEGWWKGDLETNVTMDAEDLLLRRFLGILDPDTLAAAARHIRSRQYEDGTWPTFHGGPGDLSATVEAYVALRLAGDRPEAAHMARAASWVRARGGIAGARVFTRIWLALFGWWRWEDLPELPPELIFLPSWFPLNIYDFGCWARQTIVPLTIVSAHRPVRPAPFPLDELHTDPNRPAPPRPLAPLTGWDGLFQRLDKALHVYHRFALRGLRRAAMNAASRWIVERQENDGCWGGIQPPAVYSVIALHLLGYDLEHPVMRAGLESLDRFAVWREEPEGPVRMIEACQSPVWDTCLATIALADAGLPADHPALVKAADWMLGEEITKAGDWAVRRPGLPPGGWAFEFHNDNYPDIDDTAEVILALRRVRHPDPARVNAAVDRAARWTAGMQSGNGAWAAFDADNTGVLPNKLPFCDFGEVIDPPSADVTAHVVEMLAHEGRTDDPRTRRGIDWLLAEQDPNGAWFGRWGVNYVYGTGSVLPALAAAGIPASHPAVRRAVAWLASVQNQDGGWGEDLRSYDDRSWIGRGTSTASQTAWALIALLAAGERESETVRRGVAWLTETQREDGSWDEPYFTGTGFPWDFSINYHLYRQVFPLTALGRYLYGEPTLHREG
- a CDS encoding helix-turn-helix domain-containing protein, which codes for MDHVPRGPAPETAAPDLVPDVAPQLRALRRRRGLTLEAAAQRAGLSPAHLSRLETGNRQPSLPMLLALARIYGTTVAELLGETPPERDPVIRAGRSEPVEADGWVYRQAGGAGRAMQCLRVHVPYATRADIVRVHPGEEWLHVLDGQVRLALGETVHLLDPGDSAHFDSLTPHRIGAAGRAGAEVLFVHTLLQSPAAELCLGGGAPHPV
- a CDS encoding tyrosine-protein phosphatase: MTQQLPQVQSPLEPGEPELAEVRNFRDVGGLPTTDGRTVRPGALFRSGHLADATESDAAFLAGLGLHTVFDFRNAADAKVEGPDVELPGVRNVNIPLSDPADGKEFWRMVREGDLDTLRGLLGDGKAAERMRSSYRRMIVERTAEHSRVLHALAEDSVPALMHCAAGKDRAGLSIAITLLALGVERAAIEADYVKSDAPHRRYKVRRSSTARDAMAPEVMELLSPLFDARVEYLRAAFETIDATWGSVDVYLAEGLKLAPETRERLRERFLTEA
- the hpnH gene encoding adenosyl-hopene transferase HpnH, with the protein product MAMPLRQSVRVGTYLFEQKLRKRDKFPLIVELEPLYACNLKCEGCGKIQHPAGVLKQRMPVAQAVGAVLESGAPMVSIAGGEPLMHPQIHEIVRQLVARRKYVFLCTNAMLLRKKLADFTPSPYFAFAVHIDGLRERHDESVAKEGVFDEAVAAIKEAKRRGFRVTTNSTFFNTDTPQTVIEVLNFLNDDLQVDEMMISPAYAYEKAPDQEHFLGVEQTRELFRKAFAGGNRRRWRLNHSPLFLDFLEGKADFPCTAWAIPNYSLFGWQRPCYLMSDGYVPTYRELVEETDWDKYGRGKDPRCANCMAHCGYEPTAVLATMGSLKESLRAVRETVQGS
- a CDS encoding DUF6126 family protein translates to MSDKSVHSAPVTGEERGEGKFPKGLVLRLFAYLIAGHLFAGFLYLLFMLGGQNQ
- a CDS encoding polyprenyl synthetase family protein, which codes for MSVITGTRGETVPTVPPGSPAVDTADVNALLERGRTLSAPVMRAAVGRLAPPMDTVAAYHFGWIDAQGNPTDGDSGKAVRPALALLSAEAAGAAPEVGVPGAVAVELVHNFSLLHDDLMDGDEQRRHRDTVWKVFGPAQAILVGDALSALANEVLLELGTVEAGRATRRLTTANRKLIDGQAQDISYEHRERVTVEECLEMEGNKTGALLACAVSIGAVLGGADDRTADKLEEYGYHLGLAFQAVDDLLGIWGDPDATGKQTWSDLRQRKKSLPVVAALAAGGEASERLGRLLAEDAKSTEFDSFSEEDFAYRAALIEEAGGRQWTAEEARRQHAIALRALHEVDMPARVRDQLIALADFVVVRKK
- a CDS encoding aspartate aminotransferase family protein, with the protein product MTDGFDLRALLAERGGERYGLHARYLNPQLPRMLHTIGFDKVYERAAGAHFWDAEGNDHLDMLAGFGVMGLGRHHPVVRKALHDVLDADLPDLTRFDCPPLPGLLAERLLAHSPHLDRVFFGNSGTEAVETALKFARYATGRPRIVYCEHAFHGLTTGALSVNGEQGFRAGFDPLLPDTPIALGDLDALERELRGGDVAAFVVEPIQGKGVQEAPPGFLAAAQELLRRHGALLIADEVQTGLGRTGDFYAYQHEDGVEPDLVCVAKALSGGYVPVGATLGRDWIFKKVYSSMDRVLVHSASFGSNAQAMAAGLAVLSVMESEGTVAHVRRVGGLLKSRLEELVPRYELLHAVRGRGLMIGIEFGRPSSLGLRGRWAMLQTARKGLFAQMVVVPLLQRHRILTQVSGDHLEVIKLIPPLVIDEADVDRFVTAFTAVMEDAHGGGGLLWDFGKTLVKQAVAQR
- a CDS encoding 1-hydroxy-2-methyl-2-butenyl 4-diphosphate reductase yields the protein MDRPPGEPGTGVPPLLVACALGIERFALRGGRDGAPGPVRVVRTGMGPAHAARGVSQALGRSGWDGAAVIASGFCAGLAPGMHPGDLVVAEETRGPGGATVCDGTDLLVRALTRALPRRTVHTGPLTGSDHVVRGPERAALAAGGAIAVDMESAATLRTARAAGPRPVAAVRVVVDAPEHELVRIGTVRGGISAFRVLRAVLPAFFEWHRSLLLPRR